The Raphanus sativus cultivar WK10039 chromosome 6, ASM80110v3, whole genome shotgun sequence sequence CACCTCTCTCTCTACTTATCTATTTAACTAACCAATCATAATACTCACCATTAATCAATCGGTACGTTATTCCACGTTATGAAGAAACTGCTCAGGAAACGATGAAAAAGCTGCAGAATCTGAGCCCCCGAAAAACCTCAAGTTCTACATCCATGACCAGGTCACACATTTGATTACAGTGATTTATACAAACCAAGCGACAAAGTCCGAGACACTTCCAACATTAACGGAGATCTTTTACTTCTTTTCGGCGTTAACCTGATTTCGTGATAGCTATGGGGGAGATTTTGGCTGAGTTGGCATATTGCAATATCAGAAAgtatgtatgaaatttgatttaatgtgattgtttgtgtatgaaatttgaattaatCATGTGTTCGCGAATGAATTTGCGCAGCTACTGAATGTGTGTATTGATCGGGATCGCGGTCATCTGATCTGTTGATATGTGAATTGGCCAATTTCCCTGTAAATGGTTCTTGATTACTATGTAATGTAAGTTATCATAAAACTAGTCGTCGGGTTAGAGCTGTCTCACATTGATACCGGAAGTTCAGTTGACGTGCTGTTCTAAGATGTCTTCAGACATATATGTTTCAATAAAACCGAACTGAAAAGTACTATAACACCTCTCAGTGGCTTCGGAGGAGAAAAAATGTACTCTCTCGGATACATCCAACAACAGTCTTCGACAAAGACGTGCGTCAATTGGTTAGCTTTGTAGTAGTAGATGAACATGCACCTTTCAAGGCCATACTTGGTAGGCCATAAGACCAAGATCATGATCAGGAAACCTTTTTGTTTTGTGCTTTATCCTTTGTATTCATCATATTCATTGTTAGTTATTGAGTCGTGCAAACTATCTTATATTCGAAGTTATACAAGGGTTTACGGAGAGGTTTTTACTAAGCTTATGAAGACGAGTTTCCAGCACTAGCCCAATTCTACCGACCTCTTACTCCATACTACAATCGCTGTCCATTTTTGTGTGGAATGGCGACCTACCGACCAAACAGGTTACTTCGTCATACAGTTTTCACTATGTTAAGTCTAATTTGcttttatatattgtttgaaatcTTCTTCGTTAGTTCCCTAAGCTAAATCTTGACAAATCCACAGGCTGGCGATAAGAGGATCACATGGAAAAGCGCAATACACGCAAACTGATATGCAAATTATTTGCTCCATGTGAACACATAAGATAGAATAATATATGCATAAATGCCAAATAACATATTTAGTTAATAGTGtatgatacatattaaaaaCACTATCGTGCAAAACACATAGATAATCGCCAAGTAAGAcaagttgttaaaaaaaaatcaccaagTAAAGGGCCGACTGGTTTTctcgctaccacccgcaaacgcagcttttgcggttcatagcggttatCGGTGTTTTAAAACAATCACATAAAACACTAAATCGCTTCAAAACGCTCAGaatctcttaaaatcaaaagctggttccagatagcgtttgcggttgcgggaggataaatttttctttctttaaaaacagaataaataaaaataatactaaaaatatccaataaaattttaaaatcgaaataatagaaattgtaaaatatatacatattatatttcaatttatattataaaaatttaaaaaccaaaatattttctataattttttaaatttaataatatgattttataaatataaattttatatttgttatattattatgatttttaatatttttataattatataaaatgtaattgttattaaattattatttaacagatgttgcgtttagtaatttaccagtcataagagtctcgcaaacgcaacaatttctaataGCTGTATCAGTcatacaaatctctagaaaacgcttaaaaccgcaaccacccgcacccgcaaactcccgcaaccgcaatcGCAACCGCtacggttacaccagtcagaccCTAAGTCAAACCTCTAAGActattttaaactatataatttgtCTAATTGTATGTGATTCGATCACCTATTAGCTTATCCTCCAAGTTTGTTGTTACTTAATTTACTCATTGAAATCAAATCTGCTACGTGATTCGGATTGATGTATCCAAAACCTATTGAAGACAAAATTTCTCACGACCTTTTCATCATGATTGATCAATCTGGAAAGGGGATCAATGGATCCTTGCTCCATATATCTTCTTTTGCAACTTCTTCGATCATCATAAATATTCCCGGAAACTTGTTTCTtgatatatctttaaattaaagaaaatgatATGCCCTtagttttctttaaattaaagaaaactaGTTACTTAAATTACTGAGTcgttaacaaaaataaataaataaataacagcTAATTGCAGGTACTCtataaataagaaagaaaatacTCTTGAGAGAGGTCaaagcccaaaaaaaaaaagaattcaatgGAGAAGATGAGCGTAGAAACCATTAAACCTCCTTCGGCAACTCCACAATGTCTCCGTACTCTCCCCCTCTCCGTTGTTGATTACAGGATGCAGCCAGTGTACACATACGCATGTCTTTTCTACACCAACGATCCCTCAATCCCGCGACAAGAAACCACCAAGAAACTCAAGACTTCCCTCTCCCAAACCTTAACCAGCTTCTACCCTTTCGCCGGCAGAGTCAACGGCCTCGCCGTCGACTGCAACGACGAAGGAGTCATATTCGTAGAAGCCACTCTCGGCAACTCCACACTCTCTGCCTTTCTCAACTCCCCCGCCCCAGATTCAAACGATATCCAACAAACTCTGCTTCCTCTCCACTGTGTCCCTCAGACAAGCGAGGCCTCTGTAACGTGGCCTCTCCTGCTCGTGAAGGCTAGTTATTTCCAATGCGGAGGCATGTCCCTAGGGATCTGCATGTCCCATAAGCTCGCGGACGCAGCCTCCTTGTCAGCCTTCGTACGGGTTTGGGCTGCGACCGCTCGAGGAGAGAGCGGCACGGTGGGAAAACCCGAGTTCGCGGGGATTAATGTATtcccgccaccaccaccaccacctaaCGACGCCTCCAACGTTGCTGAGACACTCAGACCTAAGATAACAGGTGTGACTAAGAGATTCGTTTTCAGTGGGTCAAAGATAGATGAGCTCAAGGCCAATGTCGAACAGACACACAAACCTACTCGGGTCCAGTGCGTCACTGCTCTTCTATGGAGATGCGTCTCTGCCAATACAAAAGCGTCTACCACGAAAGTGCTGTACCAACCTGCTAACTTGCGCACTAAGATACCTTCTTTACTGTCGGAAAACCTAATAGGAAATCTCATCAGCACTAGCATGACTTTGAGTCGAAAAGGCGAGGAGATCCAGATTCAAGAAACGGTTAAGGAGTTACGGGAAAGAGCAGAGGAGTTGACCGGTCTTGTTCAAGAAGAAAACGATGTGTCAGCCGCGTCGCTCGGTTCTAAATTGTTAGGTAAAATGGTTAATGATTACTCAAAGTTAAGCAACGAGCCTGGCCACTCGATGTACGCGGTGACTAGCTGGTGCAGGATGCCGTTTTACGAGGCTGATTTTGGAAAAGGATGTCCTGTTTGGGTCGTCGGTAACGTGGCTCCTCGACTCGAATTGGTGACGATGCTCTTAGATTCCAACGACTTTAAAGGGATCGAAGCGTGGGTGACGCTTTCTGAAGAAGACATGGTTTCGTTCGAACAAAACTCGGAACTGCTTGCCTTTGCTTCTCCTAATCCTCCTGTCATTTTCTAAATcttatctatattttttatttccagCTACTTCgtgttcttcttttgtttttgataaaaaaaatctttgtgtgttttgttgttGATTTCGATGGTTAATTCGTGCCCCAACAATTAGTATGTGTAATGATTCAAATAAAGAATTTGTGCAAGGAAAACATTTCATAAGTCTAATGGGATTTTTTTTTAGCGCTATGGCCATAGTTGGAGAGAGGAGAGTGTACTGAATTCGACTAGGGCttgtaaaatagaaaatgtgAATCTAGAAGACTAAGGCTTGTGCGTGAAGGAAGGAATGAGGGAAGAAGATAAAAGCTCTGTTTTTGCCACGCTTCGCAATACATCAGAGATCATCATCACCTTCATTCTTTTCCCGTACCATTTTCGTGTTAATCAAAGCAGATCAGCTAAGGAATGGATGCGAACCAAAGTGTAGCGAGAATATCTGCTCATCTTGGTCTTGCTTCTTCATCTCTACAACGTTGCTAATGCTCCTGGTCTTACCTCTTTATATTACTCACATGTGCCGTCGTTAGTGTATGAACCTTATTTCACTACGATAGGGAcaactgatatttataaaaataataagaataaaaaacaaaaaatacaataccgaaacaaatgaatgaagaaaaaattGCAGAGTCGAGATGGTTAATCTCTTTCCTTAAATCTTTAAACGCCCCATAGTGTGACGGTTGCATAGTGCTCAGattcccaggatacaactgcagcATTGTTTCTGTTTACCATCACCGAAAAACAGAATCTATCGACCCTAGTTTTGTGTTGcactctcagacacaaaaataaataaaataaaaacatcactaTAACATGGAAGAATTGTATTTGGTGTTGGTTTTCAAGTGTGTCTCTCCATGCAATTTTTTAAATGGCTCACAagcctttatatagaaaatacaaaacatcacattatgcttttgagaagccataacatacaagagagtaatggaatcttaaagtcaaaaaatcaatattgtcattaagaaaatttaattccttttgactcaatttttaatgacttagcaataaagaatatattatatatttgaccatatcaaacataaataatatttcttttaatttgggtttgcattttatgtttatacaaacataaagatagtcatgaataagtaatggacataatatccaactaacaaattcaaacccaaatatccaatatatgacatttgctaatttttaatatttagccaaACTCATTTTGAacttccatttctcattcaaaaccaACTCTGATTTTGACACACGAGTACACTACTTCGTAGTGTCAAACattcggttattccgacgaacgtcttcgtCCGGAAACATACCGGAAAATGgtcttaaaccatttcgtcaaaaacgagttccaacaatcccccacatgaatagaaatgcttcTAAACACTAGACGACTCAACAGACTTGACTTCCTAGACAAGACTCGACAAAACTCAACAAGACTCAACTaaggacttttgagagtacaaacgagaaattcactgcatgatgagttggtagcaatttttcagccttgaaccagtcattgttaatagctatcggatt is a genomic window containing:
- the LOC108810297 gene encoding BAHD acyltransferase At5g47980-like, yielding MEKMSVETIKPPSATPQCLRTLPLSVVDYRMQPVYTYACLFYTNDPSIPRQETTKKLKTSLSQTLTSFYPFAGRVNGLAVDCNDEGVIFVEATLGNSTLSAFLNSPAPDSNDIQQTLLPLHCVPQTSEASVTWPLLLVKASYFQCGGMSLGICMSHKLADAASLSAFVRVWAATARGESGTVGKPEFAGINVFPPPPPPPNDASNVAETLRPKITGVTKRFVFSGSKIDELKANVEQTHKPTRVQCVTALLWRCVSANTKASTTKVLYQPANLRTKIPSLLSENLIGNLISTSMTLSRKGEEIQIQETVKELRERAEELTGLVQEENDVSAASLGSKLLGKMVNDYSKLSNEPGHSMYAVTSWCRMPFYEADFGKGCPVWVVGNVAPRLELVTMLLDSNDFKGIEAWVTLSEEDMVSFEQNSELLAFASPNPPVIF